The Erythrobacter sp. HL-111 DNA segment GCGGCTTCGGCCACGGCGAGCAGGTGTTCGGCATTGGCATGGACCAGCGCGCGGTCGGGTTCGATCCCGTCGAGCGCGCCGGCGCAGGCGAGCGCCTCGAACTGGCGGCGGTTCATCGCACCGTGCGGGACACGCTCGCAGAAATCCTGGAGGCTCCTGAACGGACCCTTGGCCGTGCGTTCGGCGACGATCGCTTCCATCGCCTTCTCCCCGACATTGCGGATCCCGGCGAGCGCATAGCGTACCGCGTAGCCGCGCTCGGTCTGCTCGACGGTGAAGCGCGCCTCGGAGGCGTTGATGCAGGGGGGAAGGATTTCGATCCCCTCCTCCGTCCCGGGATAGCGGCGCGCGTCGTCGACGAAGACGGCGAGCTTTTCCGACTGGTGCATGTCGAAGCACATCGAGGCGGCGTAGAATTCCTCGGGGTAGTGCGCCTTGAGCCACGCGGTCTGGTAGGCGAGGAGCGCGTAGGCGGCGGCGTGGCTCTTGTTGAAGCCGTAACCGGCGAACTTGTTGATCAAGTCGAACAGCTCGTTCGCCTTGGCCTCGCCGATCCCGGACACGCGCGCGCAGCCTGCGATGAAGACGGCGCGCTGCTTGTCCATCTCGGCCTGGTTCTTCTTGCCCATCGCCCGGCGCAGCAGGTCCGCATCGCCCAGCGAATAGCCCGCGAGGATCTGCGCGGCCTGCATCACCTGTTCCTGGTAGACGAAGATGCCGTAGGTTTCCTCGAGGATCCCGGCGAGCTTTTCGTGCGGGTACTCGATCGGCTCCACGCCCGCCTTGCGCCGCCCGAACAGCGGGATGTTGTCCATCGGACCCGGGCGATAGAGCGAGACGAGCGCGATGATGTCGCCGAAATTGGTCGGCTTCACCGCTTTCAGCGTGCGCCTCATGCCTTCGGATTCGAGCTGGAACACGCCGACCGTGTTGCCGACCTGCATGAGCTCGTAGACCGCCGGATCGTCGAGCGGCAGCGCGCCGAGGTCGATGTCGATGCCGCGCAGCGCGAGCAGGTCGACCGCCTTGCGCAGCACCGACAGCGTCTTGAGCCCGAGGAAATCGAACTTGACGAGGCCCGAACTCTCGACATGCTTCATGTCGTATTGCGTCACCGGCATGTCCGAGCGCGGGTCGCGGTAGAGCGGGACGAGCTGCGACAACGGCCGGTCCCCGATCACGACGCCGGCCGCATGGGTCGAGGAATTGCGCGGCATCCCCTCCAGCTGCATGGCGAGATCGACGAGGCGCCGCACCTCGTTGTCGTTGTCGTATTCCCGCCTGAAATCGGGCGCGCCGTTGAGCGCGCGCGGCAGCGTCCAGGGATCGGTCGGATGGTTGGGGACCATCTTGCACAGCTTGTCCACCCGGCCATACCCCATCTGCAGGATGCGCCCGCAATCGCGCAGCACGGCGCGGGCCTTCAGCTTGCCGAAGGTGATGATCTGCGCGACGTGATCGTGCCCGTATTTCTTCTGGACATAGCGGATCACCTCGCCGCGCCGGGTTTCGCAGAAGTCGATGTCGAAATCGGGCATCGAGACGCGTTCGGGATTGAGGAAGCGTTCGAACAGCAGGCCCAGCCGGATCGGGTCGAGATCGGTGATGGTGAGCGCCCAGGCGACCAGCGATCCCGCCCCGGACCCGCGCCCCGGCCCGACCGGGATGCCCTGCTCCTTCGCCCACTTGATGAAATCGGCGACGATCAGGAAATAGCCCGGAAAGCCCATCCTGACGATGATGCCGATCTCGTAGTCGAGCCGCTCGAAATAGGCCCTGCGCTCCTCCTCCGGCAATGCGCCGTAGGGCGCCAGACGCGCCTCCAGCCCCCGGCGCGAATCCTCCGCCAGCATCCGCGCCTCGCCTTCGAGGTCGCCCGCAAGGCTCGGCAGGATCGGCGCGCGGTCGGGCGGGGCGCAGGCGCAGCGCTGCGCGATGACGAGCGTGTTGGCGGTCGCCTCGGGCAGGTCGGCGAAAAGCTCGGCCATCATCCGGTCGGACTTGACGAAGGCCTGCGGGTTGGAATGCGGGCGGTCCTCGGCCTCGATCTGCGAGGAATGGGCAATGCACAGCATGGCGTCATGCGCCTTGTGCATGTGCGGCTCGGCGAAGTTCGCCGGGTTGGTCGCGACCAGCGGCAGCTCGCGGGCATAGGCGAGGTCGATCAGCGCCTCCTCGGCAGCCTCGCAGACGGGATCGCCGTGGCGCGCGATCTCGATGTAGAGCCGGCCCGGGAACAGCCGGTCGAGCCGGTCGCACAGCGCCCTTGCCGCCCTGTCCTGCCCTTCGGCGAGCAGCCGCGTCAGCGCCCCCTCGCCCGCCCCGGTGAGCGCGATCAGCCCGTCGGTCCGCCCTTCGAGGTCGGCGAGCGTCACGTGCGGGTCGAATTCGGTCGGCCGGTCGAGATGCGCCTTGCTGACGAGGTGGCACAGGTTGTCGTAACCGCGCTCGTCCTGCGCGAAGAGGGGGAGGTAGTCGATCGGGATCGTGTTCGATCCGATCGCGCCCTGGCTGGCCGCGCCCGACGGCCCTTCGCGCGCGACGCCGAGCAGCGTCCCGATGATCGGCTGCACGCCCTCCCCCCGGCAGGCAGCGGCGAACATGACCGCGCCGTAGAGCCCGTCGCGGTCGCAGATCGCGATGGCGGGAAAGCCGCGCTCCTTCGCCAGTTTGGCGATGTTCTTGGGATCGATCGCCCCTTCGAGCATCGAATAGGACGAAAGCACGCGCAGGGGGACGAAGGGAGCGAAAGCCATCGGCGCAATCTAGGAAATCGTCGCGGATTCGGTAAGCGTCCCGCGGCCCGACTTCTCCACAGCTCAGAGCAGCTTTTCGATGTCCTTCGCGATGCCTGCGGGGGTGTCCTGCGGGCCGTAACGCTTCACCACCCTGCCCTCGCGGTCGATCAGGAACTTGGTGAAGTTCCACTTGATCGAGGTCGAACCCATCAGTCCCTTGGCCTGTTTCTTCATCCAGTCGAACAGCGGGGACGCGGCGGGGCCGTTCACGTCCACCTTCGCCATCAGCGGGAAGGAGACGCCGTAATTGACCCGGCAGAACTGCGCGATCTCGTCGGCACTGCCCGGTTCCTGCGCGCCGAACTGGTTGCAGGGAAAGGCGAGAACCTCGAAATCGCGGTCCCTGAAGCGCTGGTAGAGCGCCTCGAGCCCGTCATATTGCGGGGTGAAACCGCATTTCGACGCCGTGTTGACGACGAGCAGGACCTTGCCCTGCTTGCTTGCAAGATCGAGCTGCTCGCCGCGATTGGTGGTGACGGTGAAATCGGCAATCGTGGTCATGGATGATCCCCTGCTGCGATGGGCGCTCCCCTTGCTCCGCCAGCGGGGCAGCCCAAGTCAAGCCGGGATCGCGCCGCGCATCACCCGCGAAAGGGGAAATCGGCGTGCTTGCTCAGCTCGACCGCCTCCGCGGCCGAATATTCGCGGTCGCCCGCCCTTTCGATGACGTAGCGGTCGCGCTCCCCGTCGGGCAGGGAGACGATGTGGCGGATCATCTCGGCGAAGGTGCCGCGGCGGATCGCCTTGGTCCCGTCGAGAATGCCGTCCCGTCGGCGGCCGATTGCAGGACGGCGCGGTCCTCCCACGCGGTCTCGCCGCTCTTTTCGGGCGTGCCCTCGAATGTGCTGGGATGGTCTGACATGGTCGCTCCTCCTTCATGCGATCAATGAGCAGGAGCGATTTCGGGTCCGGCCCTATTCGAGATGGCCTTCCCTCAGCCGCACCACCCGGTCCATCCGCGCGGCGAGCCGCTCGTTGTGGGTCGCCACCAGCGCCGCGCTGCCCTCCCCCCGCACGAGGTCGAGGAACTGCGCCAGCACGGTGTCGGCGGTAGCCTCGTCGAGATTGCCGGTCGGCTCGTCCGCCAGAACCAGCGTGGGCCGGTTGGCGAGCGCGCGGGCGACCGCGACACGCTGCTGCTCGCCGCCCGAAAGCTGGCTCGGGCGGTGGGTCAGGCGATGTTCGAGCCCGAGCGCACCCAGCAGGCTGTCGGCGCGTTCCTCCGCCCCGGCGCGGCTGGCCCCGGCGATCATCTGGGGCATGATGACATTCTCGCGCGCATCGAAATCGGGCAGCAGGTGGTGGAACTGGTAGACGAAGCCGAGATGTTCGCGCCGCAGCTTGGTCCGCCCGTCGGTCGGCAATTTCTCGGCCTGCTGCCCGGCGATGCCGATCGAGCCCGAAAAGCCCCCTTCGAGCAGGCCCACCGCCTGCAGCATGGTCGACTTGCCCGAACCCGACGGGCCGAGCAGCGCGACGATCTCGCCCGGCATGATGTCGAGATCGACGCCGCGCAGCACGTCGATGCGCTGGCCGCCCTGCTCGAAACTGCGCGTAAGACCGCGCAGCGAGACGATCGGCGCGGCCTCGTTGCCCCTATTCATAGCGCAGCACCTGCACCGGATCGGTGTTCGCCGCCTTCAACGCGGGATAGAGCGTCGCCAGAAAGCTCAGCACCAGCGCGAGCGCGGTGATCGCGGCGATCTCCACCGGATCGGCCCGCGCGGGCATGGTCGAGAGGAAACGCACCTCCGGGTCCCACAATTCCTGACCCGTGACGAAGGCGATGGCCTGCACGATCTGTTCGCGGAACAGCAGGACCACGGCGCCCAGCAGCAGCCCGGCAATTGTCCCGATCGCGCCGATCGTCGTGCCGGTGGTGACGAAGATCTTGAGCAGGCTGCGCCGCGTCGCCCCCATCGTGCGCATGATCGCGATGTCGCGCGTCTTGGCGCGGACCAGCATGACGAGGCTCGACAGGATGTTGAAAGCGGCCACCAGGACCATGAAACTTAATGCAAAACCCATCGCCGCGCGTTCCACCTGGAGCGCCTCGAACAGGGCGGCGTTGATCGTCTTCCAGTCGGCGATCACCGCCCGGCCCGCGAGCTTTTCGCGCACCGGCGCGAGGATTTCGCCGACCCGGTCCGCGTTTTCGACCGTCACCTCGATCATGCCGATACTCTCGTCCATCAGCAGCAGCGTCTGCGCGTCGGGTATCGGCATGATGATGAACTTCTCGTCGTAGTCGTAGACGCCCACCTCGAAGATCGCCCCGATCTCGTAGGGGACCTGCCGGATCGAGGTGCCGAAGGGCGTCGAGCGGCCCTGCGGGTTGATGATCGTGATCGTGTCGCCCACCCGCGCGCCGATGTTCTGCGCGAGCCGCGAGCCGATCGCGATCACGCCGGCATCGGGGGCAAGCGCCTCGATCTCGCCCGCGACGACCTGGTCGCCCAGTTCCGCGATGTCCTCGTCGGTCTGCCCGCGCACCAGGATCGCGACCGTGCGCCCGTTGTAGCTGACCAGCAGCGGCTGTTCGATCAGCGGGCTGGCGTTCACCACGCCGTCGGTTTCGCGCACGTCCGCAAGCACGTTTTCCCAGTCGTCGAGCTGGCCGCCATAGGCCTGCACGATCGCATGGCCGTTCAGCCCCACGATCTTGTCGAGCAATTCGCCGCGAAACCCGTTCATCACGCTCATCACGATCACCAGCATCGCGACCGATAGCATCACCACCCCGACCGAAATCCCCGCGACCAGCGCGATGAACGCCTCGCCCTTGCCGGGCCAGAGGTAACGTTTGGAAATCATCCATTCGAACGGGGAAAGCATGACGGGTGAGGTATCTCGCGGGTGAATGCTGAACGCTGGCTGCAGGCGCTGGCTGTAGGCGCTGCCCCCTTGCCCGGCAATGGTGCGCGGCGCAATGCCGGTCCCGCCCGCGGGGCGTGTCATCCGGCCGCCGCGAAAAAGCGGGGCACGAAGCGCGCACGCGCCCTTGTAATCCGGCGGTAACATCGCCATTGGGGGGGCGACGGTCGGGGGGCAGCTCAGCGGGTTCGAACACCATGACCAATTCATCGCCGAAAAGCGAGACTCCCGGGCGCACCCGGGACCGCCTCGACGCGAATCTCACCCACCCCTTTCTCGACGCGGACGGCGACAAGCTGCGCGAGGAATGCGGCGTGTTCGGCGCGATCAACGCGGCCGACGCCTCGGCCGCGACCGCACTGGGCCTCCACGCGCTCCAGCACCGCGGCCAGGAAGCGGTCGGGATCACCAGTTTCGACGGGCGCGAATTCTACTCGCGCCGCGGGCTCGGCCACGTGGCGGAGAATTTCTCCTCCTCCGAGGCGATCGGCGAATTGCCCGGCCACATGGCGGCGGGCCACGTGCGCTATTCGACCACCGGCGGAGCGGGCCTCAGGAACGTGCAGCCGCTCTATGCCGAACTCGCCAGCGGCGGTTTCGCGGTCGCGCACAACGGCAACATCTCGAATTCGCAGGCCCTGCGCGCCGATCTCGTCTCCAAGGGTTCGATCTTCCAGTCCACTTCCGACACCGAGGTCATCATCCACCTCGTCGCGACCTCGCGCTATCCCACCACCGCCGACCGGCTGATCGATGCCCTGCGCCTCGTCGAAGGCGCCTATGCGCTGATCGTGATGACGCCCGAGGGCATGATCGCCTGCCGCGACCCGCTCGGCATCCGGCCGCTCGTGATGGGCCGGATGGGCGATGCGATCCTGTTTGCAAGCGAATCGGTCGCCTTCGATGTCGTGGGCGCGGAACTGATCCGCGAGGTCGAGCCGGGCGAAATGCTCCAGGTCGGCTTCGACGGGGAAATCCGCAGCGTGCGCCCGTTCGGCTCGCCCCCGGCGCGGCCCTGCATCTTCGAACACGTCTATTTCAGCCGTCCCGACAGCTATTTCGCCGGGCGCAGCGTCTACGAGGCGAGGAAGGCGATCGGCACGCAGCTCGCGATCGAGGCACCGTGCGACGTCGATCTCGTCGTGCCCGTGCCCGACAGCGGCGTGCCCGCCGCGATCGGCTATGCCCAGCAATCGGGCATCCCCTTCGAACTCGGCATCATCCGCTCGCACTATGTCGGGCGGACCTTCATCCAGCCGTCGGACAGCGCGCGCCATTCCGGGGTCAAGCGCAAGCACAACGCCAATCGCGGCCTGGTGGCGGGCAAGCGGATCGTGCTGATCGACGATTCGATCGTGCGCGGCACCACCAGCATGAAGATCGTCGAGATGATGCGCGAGGCCGGCGCGCGCGAGGTCCATTTCCGGGTCGCCAGCCCGCCGACGGCGCATTCGTGCTTCTATGGCGTCGATACGCCCGAACGCTCGAAACTGCTCGCCGCCCGGCTCGAGCTCGAGCCGATGCGCGAATTCATCAAGGCCGACAGCCTCGCCTTCATCTCGATCGACGGGCTCTATCGCGCGGTCGGGCAGAAGGACCGCGACAAGGCCTGCCCGCAATTCTGCGACGCCTGCTTCACCGGCGAATATCCGACCTCGCTCACCGATTTCCGCATGAGCGAACAGCGCGCGGCGCAGCTTCCCTTTGCCGATCCCAAGGCGGCCTGATAGGCGCATCGCCCCAGCTCGATTCCGAGGCAGCGAAACACCATGACCGACGCCAAGCCACTCGCGGGAAAGACCGCACTCGTCACCGGCGCAAGCCGCGGCATCGGGGCCGCGACCGCGCAAGCGCTCGCCGAGGCGGGGGCGCACGTGATCCTCGTCGCGCGGCGGGTGAAGGCGCTCGAAGAGGTCGAGGACGCGATCCATGCGGCCGGCGGCACCTCCACCATCGCGCCGCTCGACCTTACCGAAGCGGACAGCGTCGCGCGGCTCGCCGGGGCCATCGCCGGGCGCTGGGACACGATGGATATCCTCGTCCTGTCAGCGGCTTACCTGCCGGACCTCACACCGCTTTCGCAGGTCGATCCCAAGCAGTTCAACCAGGCGATCATGACCAACCTCGTCGCGACGCAGGCCCTGCTTGCCGCCTTCGATCCCCTGCTGCGGAAAGCCCCCGGCGCGCGCGTCGTCGGGCTGACCAGCAGCGTCGGGGCGGAGCCGCGCCCGTTCTGGGGCGCCTATGCCGCGACCAAGGCGGCGTTCGACAACCTCATTCTCACCTATGGCGCGGAGGTCGAGCGGCTGAGCCCGGTGCGCGTCGCCGTGCTCGATCCGGGCGCGACCCGGACCGAAATGCGCGCCCGCGCCTATCCGGGCGAGGATCCCGCGAGCGTCAAGCCGCCCGAGACGGTCGCGGCGCGAATCACCGCGCTGGTGCAGGAGGATTTCCCCTCCGGCCACCGCGAAAGGGTCGATTGATCGGCCCTGCCGACAGGTCTCGCCACCCTGGCGGCACGGCCTGTCGTCATGCAACGCGGCTTGCCGTCGCATTAACCAATCCGTGAAATGTCGCGTTAAGCCTCATAGGTGAATGTCTTTTTCCGGGCCCAGCAGCAAGAATCCGCGGCTTACTGGACAAGGTTCACGACAAATGCCCCTCGATACCGATCGCTATCGCCTCGCCGCGCAGGAAGACCGCTGCGGCCAGCGCACCAAGCTCACCATTCCCGCGACGCTCCGCGCGTCGGGCGGCCGCGCCTTCCAGAGCGTGGTCCACGACCTGTCCATCTCGGGCTTCTCGGCGGCCTCGATCAACCGGATGCACGAAGGCCAGGTCTGCTGGCTCACCCTGCCCGGCCTCGAATCGCTCCAGGCCGAGGTCGTGTGGTGGGACAACTGCATCGTCGGCTGCGCCTTCTCGGAACTGCTCAGCCCGATCGTGCACGACAACATCCTGCAGCGTTACAGCAACACCGGCGTCTATCGCCCGATGGCCTGAAACATCCGCGCGGGACGCAAGGCGGGGCGCGCTGCCCCGCCCGCGTTTCACTGCGCCGCGGCGAGCCGGGTGATGAGGTCCGACCATTCGCCGCGATAGGCGCCGGTCGCCGTCGGCCAGTTGCTGACGATCGCGACGACGAGCTTGCGGTCCGGGATGATCGTGATCGACTGGCCGAAAATGCCCTGCGCGCCGAAACTGCCGCCGGGATAGGTCCACCACTGGTAGCCGTAACCGAAGCCGCCGTTCTCGAAGTCGACCAGGCGAGCCCCCGCCTCGGCGAACCAGTCCTCGGGCACGACCTGCCTGCCGGAGACGCCCTTCCCGCCCTCGAGCACGAACTGGCCCATGCGGGCATAGTCCGACAGGCGCAGCGAAAGGCAGCAGCCCCCGATATTGCCGCCGAGCGGGGTCGTCATCCAGAACATGGGGCCGGCAAAGCCCGCCGGCTCGACGATCTTTTCCTGCGCGTATTCGGCGAGCGGGAGGCCGACCGCGTTTTCGACGAGCATTCCCAGAAGGTTCGTCTCGCCGGTCTTGTAGACGAATTTCGTCCCCGGTTCGGCCTCGCGCTCGAGCTCCTGCATCTGGATCAGCGCGCCTTCCGGCCCGTATTCGACGATATAATCGTTCATCCGGGCGACGTCGGAATCGGGATCGGTGTAATCCTCGTTCCACTTGGCCCCGCTGGTCATGGTCGCGACCTGGCGCACGGTCACGCCGTCATAGGCCGTTCCGGCGAATTCGGGAATGTAATCGGTCACCTGATCGTCGAGGCTGGCGATGAAGCCGTCCCGCACCGCCGCGCCGAGCAGGGTCGAGGTGAAGCTCTTGGCGACCGAAAAGCTCGTCCAGCGGTCCTGCGGGGAGAGCCCGAGCCCGTATTCCTCGAACCGCACGCGCCCGTCCTCGAGCACCATCACGCCCGCAGCGGAGCTTTTCTCCATCAGGGCGCGCATCTCGGCGGCGAAAGCGGGCGGGAGCGGTTCGCCCCGCGGCAGGTCGCGCGGGGTCGAGGCAGCGGGAACCTCGTGCCCGGGGAACCAGTCCTCCATCGCGCGGAAACGGGCGGAACGCTGTTCGTCGTCCCAGAACAGCACCTGCAGTTCCGCCGGGTCGCGCTCCGGCGGGGTGACGAGTTCGACCTCGCCAAACGCCGGGGCCGCGCTCGCCATCGGGGCGTCGGCGCCGCCGAGCGTGCCCGTGCAGGCCGCGGTCCCGGCAAGGCAGGCGGCAAGGAAGGCGCCAAGCGCGCCGCGTTCGATGGTCATGTCGGTCGTCCCCTCTCGGTCGAATTTCGCAGAGGGTCTTACCCCCCGTCCCGCGCCGGAGGCAAGCGCGCGCGGGGCCGCTATTCGCCGTTCATCGCCCTGTAGGCGGACAGCGCCCGCTCGCGTCCGGCCTTGTGGGCGATGATCTTGCGCGGATAGCCCTTTGGACGGCAGCCATGCGCCTCGGGATCGTGGATCGCCGGGGCGTCGAGCCCGGCGAGTTCGGGCACGTAACGGCGGATGTAGCCCGCCGCGTCGAACTTTTCGGACTGGGTGAGCGGGGCCATGATCCGCACGAACATATTGGAGTCGACGCCGGTGCCCGAATTCCACTGCCAGTTGACCGAGTTCGAGCCATAATCGCCATCGACGAGGCAGTCCCAGAACCACTTTTCGCCCTCGCGCCAGTCGATCAGCAGGTGCTTGATGAGGAAGCTCGCGGTGATCATCCGCACGCGGTTGTGCATCCAGCCGATCTGGTAAAGCTGGCGCATCCCGGCATCGACGATGGGGTAGCCGGTCCTGCCCTCCTGCCACGCCTCGAGGTCGCGCGCGGCGTCCTCGTCCTTCGCCGGGTCGCGCCAGCGAAACGCGTCGTATTCCTCGCGGTAATTGCGGCTGCCATAGGCGGGGAACCGGCAGATGACGTTCTGCGCGTAGTCGCGCCAGACCAGCTCGCTCTCGAAGCTCCGCCAGCCTTCCGAACGGTGGTGTTTCAGCGCGTGCCACACCTGCACCGGGGTGATCTCGCCGTGGTGGAGATGGGGCGACAGGCGCGAGGAGCCGTCGATGCTCGGCAGGTTGCGCCTCGCCTCGTAGTCGCCGACGCAGGCGTCCCATTCGGCGAGCCGTTCGTGCGCGGCCTCCTCGCCCACGCTCCAGAAGGCGGCGATCCCGCCCGACCAGTCGGGTTTCGTCGGGAGCAGCTTCCAGTCGGACAGATCGTCGCTGGCGGGCCATTCGTCGGGCGAGGACAGCGTTTCGGGCTCGGGCACCGCGTCGCGCGGGGGCAATTGCGCGCGCAGGGCTTTGTAGAATGGCGTGTAGATCTTGTAGGGCTCGCCCGACCCCGTCGTCACGTGGCCCGCCGGGAACAGGTAATTGCCGTCGTGGAGCGTCAGGTCGAGCTTTTCGGCGAGGGCGCCTTGCGCCTTCCTCCACCACGGCTCGTAATGCCGTTTCGCGTGGACGGAGCGCGTTCCGAGCGCGTCGGCGACCTTGCACAATTCCTCGACCGCGTCCCCGCGCCTCAGGACGATCCGTGCGTTGCGCTTGCCGAAGCTCCGCGACAGGCTCTCGATCGAATGGTGCAGCCACCAGCGCGAGGCCCCGCCCATCGCGTGGTGCCCCGCCGCCGCATCGTCGAGCACGTAGACCGCGCAGACGGGACCCTTGCGGGCGGCTTCGTAAAGGGCGGGATTGTCGGCCATGCGCAAATCGCGCCGCAGCCAGACGATCTGGACGTCACTCATGCCGGCAAGAGCGCATCAGGGCGCGGGGAGTTCCTCACATTTGTGAGCGGGCAATCTCACGCTGAACCGGTCGCGCGCGCGCGGGTCGTAATACCGCGCATCGCGCAGGATGACCGAACCGTCCTCGGCCCGTTCGGCAAAGGGCGCGCGCGACCAGAACAGGAAGGCGCGCGCCTCCTGCGATGCCTCGGCAGCATCGGCGGGGATCCGGCACACCGGCGCGAGCGGCGCGTGATAGCCATTGCCGAAGGCTTCTCCTTCCCATTCGCTCGAATACCAGCGCCCGTCCTCGGTCCGGATGATCCGTTCGCGCTGCCAGAAGAACAGCGGCACGGGCGAAGCGATCGCGATCTCCGGCTCGGGATCGTAAAGCTTGGCCTTGTGATAGGCCACATAGTCCGAAACCAGCCCGTTGAAGGCGACGTAGAGCAGCATCAGAGCCAGCGCGATCTGCGCGGTCAGAGTCGCGCGCTCCGCCCCCTCGCGCGTCTCGATCCGGCGCGAACGCCACAGCGACACCCCAAGCAGCGCCCACAGCCAGACATCGACGATGAACAGCGTGTCGCCATAGAACCATGCGCTCGAAAACGGTTCGAACAGGCGGATGCCGTAGACATTGAGCCAGTCGAGCGCCGGGTGGGTCAGGCAGGCGATCAGCGAAAGGGCGTAAAGCCACCCGAAATCGACCGGCGCGCGGGCCTCGGGCCGGGTGCCGCGCCTGTCCTGCCAGCGGTCGAAGGCCCACAGCGCGGCGGCGAGCAGGAAGGGCAGCACCACCCAGGCGACCGGTCCATGGGTGATCCCGCGCCGGAACCCGAGATGCTCCGCCCCGTCGAGCCAGAAGAAGCACGCCGCGTCCACATCCGGCAGGTTCGCCCCGATCACGAGCGCCGGCATGGCGAGCCCGGTCTGGCGCTTGAGCCCCGCCTGCCCGATCAGCGCGCCGACGAGGCTGTGGGTGATGTTGTCCATGCCGCCCCCTTGCGCCCTAGGCCCGGGTCCCGCTTTCGAACTCGCTCCGGGCGAGCGGCGTCGCGGCGGTCGT contains these protein-coding regions:
- a CDS encoding serine hydrolase; this translates as MTIERGALGAFLAACLAGTAACTGTLGGADAPMASAAPAFGEVELVTPPERDPAELQVLFWDDEQRSARFRAMEDWFPGHEVPAASTPRDLPRGEPLPPAFAAEMRALMEKSSAAGVMVLEDGRVRFEEYGLGLSPQDRWTSFSVAKSFTSTLLGAAVRDGFIASLDDQVTDYIPEFAGTAYDGVTVRQVATMTSGAKWNEDYTDPDSDVARMNDYIVEYGPEGALIQMQELEREAEPGTKFVYKTGETNLLGMLVENAVGLPLAEYAQEKIVEPAGFAGPMFWMTTPLGGNIGGCCLSLRLSDYARMGQFVLEGGKGVSGRQVVPEDWFAEAGARLVDFENGGFGYGYQWWTYPGGSFGAQGIFGQSITIIPDRKLVVAIVSNWPTATGAYRGEWSDLITRLAAAQ
- a CDS encoding deoxyribodipyrimidine photo-lyase — its product is MSDVQIVWLRRDLRMADNPALYEAARKGPVCAVYVLDDAAAGHHAMGGASRWWLHHSIESLSRSFGKRNARIVLRRGDAVEELCKVADALGTRSVHAKRHYEPWWRKAQGALAEKLDLTLHDGNYLFPAGHVTTGSGEPYKIYTPFYKALRAQLPPRDAVPEPETLSSPDEWPASDDLSDWKLLPTKPDWSGGIAAFWSVGEEAAHERLAEWDACVGDYEARRNLPSIDGSSRLSPHLHHGEITPVQVWHALKHHRSEGWRSFESELVWRDYAQNVICRFPAYGSRNYREEYDAFRWRDPAKDEDAARDLEAWQEGRTGYPIVDAGMRQLYQIGWMHNRVRMITASFLIKHLLIDWREGEKWFWDCLVDGDYGSNSVNWQWNSGTGVDSNMFVRIMAPLTQSEKFDAAGYIRRYVPELAGLDAPAIHDPEAHGCRPKGYPRKIIAHKAGRERALSAYRAMNGE
- a CDS encoding metal-dependent hydrolase, with the translated sequence MDNITHSLVGALIGQAGLKRQTGLAMPALVIGANLPDVDAACFFWLDGAEHLGFRRGITHGPVAWVVLPFLLAAALWAFDRWQDRRGTRPEARAPVDFGWLYALSLIACLTHPALDWLNVYGIRLFEPFSSAWFYGDTLFIVDVWLWALLGVSLWRSRRIETREGAERATLTAQIALALMLLYVAFNGLVSDYVAYHKAKLYDPEPEIAIASPVPLFFWQRERIIRTEDGRWYSSEWEGEAFGNGYHAPLAPVCRIPADAAEASQEARAFLFWSRAPFAERAEDGSVILRDARYYDPRARDRFSVRLPAHKCEELPAP